One window from the genome of Eucalyptus grandis isolate ANBG69807.140 chromosome 7, ASM1654582v1, whole genome shotgun sequence encodes:
- the LOC104453339 gene encoding universal stress protein PHOS32, with the protein METLQEEEEYNWTDVKLPSLVPVVGEAEPPELERETTARRRGREVLIAVDHGPNSKHAFDWALIHFCRLADTLHLVHAVSSANNEVIHEQSQVLMEKLAIEAFQVAMVRTVARIVEGDPGKVICREAKRLKPAAVVMGTRGRSLIQSVLQGSVSEYCFHNCKWAPVIIVPGKEAGDESLV; encoded by the exons CAGCCTTGTCCCGGTGGTGGGGGAGGCGGAGCCACCGGAGCTGGAGAGGGAGACGACAGCGAGGAGGAGGGGCAGGGAGGTGCTGATCGCCGTGGACCACGGGCCGAACAGCAAGCACGCCTTCGACTGGGCCCTCATCCACTTCTGCCGCCTCGCCGACACCCTCCACCTCGTCCACGCCGTCTCCA GTGCAAACAATGAGGTTATTCATGAACAGAGCCAGGTGCTGATGGAGAAGCTAGCCATTGAGGCTTTTCAGGTTGCCATG GTGAGGACTGTCGCTAGGATTGTGGAAGGCGATCCAGGAAAGGTCATTTGCAGAGAGGCAAAAAGATTGAAACCTGCGGCTGTTGTAATGGGGACAAGAGGAAGAAGCCTCATTCAAAG TGTACTTCAAGGAAGTGTCAGTGAGTATTGCTTCCATAACTGCAAATGGGCACCTGTTATCATAGTTCCAGGCAAAG AAGCTGGGGATGAGTCGTTGGTGTAG
- the LOC104453338 gene encoding transcription factor bHLH63, whose amino-acid sequence MMNLGLQPEMFFHLNAPQVNLAVAGECSDMTVLERQRTRFLWLHEQQQLLQKGHFGAGQFAAGYGDGFMMMSGGGVANLNRHLKVDPGFLKYTSEVGGYEIPGQGFVACEIEVGTGPEITSPISRTSSCPPPPAASVDTGCGEMASSEKAGSRVRKDSCKKRKYDKAKDTKVEDDLKDKKFKGSAEEGESKTTEQTNDKDSNNNNRETSASTSKENSRVSEVEKPDYIHVRARRGQATDSHSLAERARREKISQRTKYLQDLVPGCNKIAGKAGMLDEIINYVQSLQGQVEFLSMKLAAVTSRVDFNMDPLLAKEMLPNCTASFPAIDIPTEMINAAYLQYNPAHQVVSCQESEVIPNANVQRTISAPALMAEEFFDPSSFAPLQPSSAWNFDVQNI is encoded by the exons ATGATGAATCTAGGCCTTCAGCCGGAGATGTTCTTTCACCTGAACGCGCCGCAGGTGAACCTGGCCGTCGCCGGCGAGTGCTCGGACATGACGGTGCTGGAGAGGCAGCGCACTCGCTTCCTGTGGCTCCACGAGCAGCAGCAGCTCCTGCAGAAGGGTCATTTCGGCGCGGGCCAGTTTGCCGCCGGGTACGGCGATGGGTTCATGATGATGAGCGGCGGCGGAGTAGCGAACCTGAACCGCCATCTGAAGGTCGACCCGGGTTTTCTAAAATATACCTCCGAGGTCGGCGGGTACGAAATTCCGGGCCAGGGTTTCGTGGCTTGCGAGATCGAGGTTGGAACCGGTCCGGAGATAACCAGCCCTATTTCTCGGACCTCCAGCTGCCCTCCGCCGCCTGCGGCGTCGGTGGATACCGGCTGTGGAGAGATGGCCTCGTCGGAGAAGGCTGGCTCCCGAGTTAGGAAGGATAGCTGCAAGAAGAGGAAATATGACAAAGCAAAGGACACGAAG GTCGAGGATGATCTCAAAGACAAGAAATTCAAAGGATCAGCAGAAGAGGGGGAGTCAAAGACAACAGAACAAACTAACGACAAGGACAGTAACAACAACAACAGAGAAACTTCTGCTAGCACTTCAAAGGAAAATTCAAGAGTTTCGGAGGTCGAAAAGCCCGATTATATCCATGTCCGAGCTCGCCGAGGTCAAGCCACGGATAGCCACAGCTTAGCTGAGAGA GCAAGGAGGGAAAAGATCAGTCAGAGGACGAAGTACCTTCAGGATTTAGTACCAGGGTGCAATAAGATAGCTGGGAAGGCAGGAATGCTCGATGAAATCATCAACTATGTTCAATCTCTTCAAGGACAAGTCGAG TTCTTGTCCATGAAACTAGCTGCTGTGACTTCAAGAGTTGACTTCAACATGGACCCCTTATTGGCAAAAGAG ATGCTTCCCAACTGCACAGCCAGCTTCCCCGCAATTGATATACCAACAGAGATGATTAATGCTGCCTATCTTCAGTATAATCCAGCACATCAAGTGGTTTCATGTCAGGAGTCCGAGGTTATTCCCAATGCCAATGTTCAAAGAACGATTAGCGCTCCCGCGCTGATGGCCGAGGAATTTTTCGACCCATCTTCCTTCGCT CCACTTCAGCCCTCCTCTGCTTGGAACTTTGACGTACAAAACATTTAG